In a genomic window of Muntiacus reevesi chromosome 1, mMunRee1.1, whole genome shotgun sequence:
- the C1H1orf210 gene encoding type III endosome membrane protein TEMP, which produces MSEANQTIVGASEVPTTSTLSLGPGSGIRAWPMLVGVVLGAVVLSLLIALAAKCHLCRKYRASYQHRPLPETGKGGCPEVGEDEDDDGFIEDNYIQPGVGGLETDSSRDRFSL; this is translated from the exons ATGAGTGAGGCAAACCAAA CCATTGTGGGGGCCTCCGAGGTCCCCACGACATCTACCTTGTCCCTTGGACCGGGCAGCGGGATCCGGGCATGGCCTATGCTGGTAGGGGTCGTCCTTGGGGCTGTGGTCCTCTCCCTCCTCATCGCACTTGCTGCCAAATGCCATCTCTGCCGCAAATACCGTGCCAGCTACCAGCACCGCCCACTGCCTGAAACAGGGAAGGGAGGTTGCCCCGAGGTGGGTGAAGATGAGGATGATGATGGCTTCATTGAGGACAATTACATTCAGCCTGGGGTTGGTGGGCTAGAGACAGACTCAAGCAGGGACCGCTTCTCCCTTTGA
- the TMEM125 gene encoding transmembrane protein 125 — protein sequence MSEGEVQAPRGRGLPPDVLAEQVELWWSQQPRRSALCFAVAVGLVAGCGAGGVALLSSTSSRSGEWRLAVGTALCLLALLVLVKQLMSSAVQDMNCIRQPHHVALLRSGGGADALVVLLSGLVLLVTGLTLAGLAAAPAPARPLAAMLSVGITLAASGALLLLGLLLYQVAVSGHCPSTRMAAPPTRSDRSGNGSIFSISGRLSAGQHHETTSSIASLI from the coding sequence ATGTCTGAAGGAGAGGTTCAGGCCCCGCGGGGCCGGGGGCTGCCCCCGGATGTGCTGGCGGAGCAGGTGGAGCTGTGGTGGTCCCAGCAGCCGCGGCGCTCAGCGCTCTGCTTCGCCGTGGCCGTGGGCCTCGTGGCGGGCTGTGGGGCGGGCGGCGTGGCCCTGCTGTCCTCCACCAGCAGCCGCTCGGGGGAGTGGCGCTTGGCAGTGGGCACGGCGCTCTGCCTGTTGGCCCTGCTGGTCCTGGTTAAGCAGCTGATGAGCTCGGCCGTGCAGGACATGAACTGCATCCGCCAGCCCCACCACGTGGCCCTGCTGCGCAGCGGAGGAGGTGCGGACGCCTTGGTGGTGCTGCTCAGCGGCCTGGTGTTGCTGGTCACCGGCCTGACGCTGGCCGGGCTGGCTGCTGCCCCAGCCCCGGCCCGGCCGCTGGCTGCCATGCTGTCCGTGGGCATCACCCTGGCTGCCTCTGGTGCACTCTTGCTGCTGGGCCTGCTGCTCTACCAGGTGGCCGTGAGCGGACACTGCCCCTCAACCCGCATGGCCGCCCCCCCCACCCGCAGTGACCGCAGCGGCAACGGCAGCATCTTCAGCATCTCAGGACGGCTGTCCGCTGGTCAGCATCATGAGACCACGTCCAGCATCGCCAGCCTCATCTGA